Proteins encoded together in one Anaerotignum propionicum DSM 1682 window:
- the fliQ gene encoding flagellar biosynthesis protein FliQ encodes MTNGEALDIMRSAIMVAMKIGGPILILSMIIGVFISIIQAATQIHEQTITFVPKVLLIVFVCIICGPWMLETLQDFVYEVFKLML; translated from the coding sequence ATGACAAACGGAGAAGCTTTAGATATTATGCGTTCAGCTATTATGGTGGCGATGAAAATCGGTGGCCCCATCCTTATACTTAGTATGATTATTGGTGTTTTTATATCGATCATACAGGCGGCAACCCAAATTCATGAACAAACAATCACATTTGTTCCAAAGGTTTTATTGATTGTATTTGTTTGTATCATTTGCGGGCCATGGATGCTTGAAACCTTGCAGGATTTTGTGTATGAGGTGTTTAAGCTTATGCTTTGA
- a CDS encoding flagellar biosynthetic protein FliR produces the protein MDYYKNFVFFSFILMRMSGFVLLNPIFGRRNIPAIVKSGLILALAMIVFTSLPQQQMELSGVFEYGVLLIKEFAAGAAIGFVISLFLFVIIFAGEIIDLQLGLSMAKIFDAQSNTSIALSATYYNILFMFLFFAMDAHLAIIHILLNSVQVVPYGQIALGQEVAQGILDTFILCSELALKMAFPVIAIEFMCAVGMGILMRAIPQINVFVVDIQLKIFVGLLTMLIIFTPMADFLNTLVLTMVDSVRLILMQMG, from the coding sequence ATGGATTATTATAAAAACTTTGTTTTCTTCTCGTTTATATTAATGAGAATGTCGGGATTTGTTCTGCTGAATCCTATTTTTGGGAGGAGAAATATTCCTGCTATTGTGAAATCCGGATTGATTCTTGCTCTGGCTATGATTGTATTTACTTCTTTGCCACAACAGCAGATGGAGCTTTCGGGCGTGTTTGAATACGGCGTGCTTCTGATTAAGGAATTTGCAGCAGGTGCAGCCATTGGCTTTGTAATCAGTTTATTTCTATTTGTCATTATTTTTGCAGGTGAAATCATTGATTTGCAGCTGGGGTTATCCATGGCAAAGATATTTGATGCACAAAGTAACACCTCTATTGCATTAAGCGCAACCTACTATAATATTTTATTTATGTTTTTGTTCTTTGCAATGGATGCCCATTTAGCTATTATTCATATTTTATTAAATTCAGTGCAAGTGGTGCCCTATGGACAGATTGCTTTGGGTCAGGAAGTGGCTCAAGGTATATTGGATACCTTTATTTTGTGCAGTGAGCTTGCCTTAAAAATGGCATTTCCCGTTATTGCAATTGAATTTATGTGTGCAGTTGGTATGGGAATTTTGATGAGAGCCATTCCGCAAATCAATGTTTTTGTTGTTGATATTCAGCTTAAAATTTTTGTGGGATTACTTACAATGCTTATTATTTTTACGCCAATGGCGGATTTTTTGAATACATTGGTGCTAACTATGGTGGACAGCGTAAGGCTGATTCTGATGCAAATGGGTTAA
- the flhB gene encoding flagellar biosynthesis protein FlhB, which translates to MAGDSKTEKATPKRRKDERKKGNILVSKDVIAVVSLIGTFFALKVFFPQMLQTINTFIYKAFHYAQTKTDITNDFAMEVSKETMLAFFQIAAPIVCISVALSILATVAQTKPIFVADSLKPKFNRMNPLQGIKKLFSVKSVFDVVKGIIKITILIVMLYSFISKSILSVTRTIQGDVYPSCALLLNLTMSLVFKICLAFLVISVLDYFFQWWEYERQIKMSKHELKEEYKQMEGDPQIKSKIKEVQRKMAMSRMMQAVPQADVVIKNPTHFAVALKYDLEKDSAPILLAKGQDEVALRIIKTAEESDVYVLENKPLARAIYAMTDLNQEIPADFYGTVAEILVYVYQLKNKKIL; encoded by the coding sequence TTGGCTGGAGATTCCAAAACCGAGAAGGCCACGCCCAAGCGAAGGAAGGACGAGCGTAAGAAGGGAAATATTTTAGTCAGCAAGGATGTGATTGCTGTTGTATCCTTAATCGGAACCTTCTTCGCTTTAAAAGTTTTTTTCCCTCAAATGCTCCAAACGATAAATACGTTTATTTATAAAGCCTTTCATTATGCCCAAACCAAAACGGATATCACGAACGATTTTGCAATGGAAGTATCAAAGGAGACCATGCTTGCATTTTTTCAAATTGCGGCACCCATTGTTTGCATCTCCGTGGCTTTGTCAATCCTTGCAACCGTTGCACAGACTAAGCCCATTTTTGTTGCAGACAGTTTAAAACCGAAATTCAATAGAATGAATCCCCTTCAAGGGATAAAGAAACTCTTTTCTGTAAAAAGCGTATTTGATGTGGTAAAAGGAATTATAAAAATAACCATTTTAATTGTAATGCTGTATTCCTTTATTTCCAAAAGTATTTTATCAGTTACCAGAACAATACAAGGGGATGTTTATCCATCCTGCGCATTGTTGTTGAATTTGACAATGTCTCTTGTTTTCAAAATATGTTTGGCTTTTTTAGTCATATCTGTATTGGATTATTTCTTTCAATGGTGGGAATATGAGCGTCAGATTAAGATGTCTAAGCACGAATTGAAGGAAGAATATAAGCAAATGGAAGGGGATCCTCAGATTAAAAGCAAGATTAAAGAGGTTCAACGAAAAATGGCCATGTCTAGAATGATGCAGGCAGTTCCCCAAGCGGACGTTGTAATCAAAAATCCTACCCATTTTGCAGTTGCATTAAAATATGATTTAGAAAAAGACAGCGCACCCATACTTCTTGCCAAAGGGCAGGATGAGGTTGCTCTTCGAATTATAAAAACGGCTGAAGAGAGCGATGTTTATGTTCTGGAGAATAAGCCCCTAGCAAGAGCTATCTATGCTATGACAGATCTTAACCAAGAAATACCCGCAGATTTTTACGGTACCGTTGCGGAAATTTTGGTATATGTATATCAATT